The Pseudomonas sp. SCB32 DNA window GCGCGGCGCCAGGCTCAGCGTGATCTTCGACTGCTGCTACGCCAGCGGCATGACCCGTGGCACCGGGCGCGTTCGCGGCATCACCGCGCCCAGTGACATCCGTCACCGCGCCTTGATGTGGGACGAGACCTCGGGCGAATGGGACGAGCGCCCCTATGCCCAAGGCGATGGCAATCGCGACTTCACCCAGTCGACCACCGAGGGGACGCGCCTGCTCCAGCGCCAGCGCCGCACCCAGGGCACCGCCATCGAGCTGCGCCCCGACGACACCAGGCACCTCCTGCGACAGGGGCGCCTCTACGGGCATAACGGCCCCTACCTGCCCTTGCTGCTGTTCGCCGCCAGGGAGAATCAGAAGGCCAGCGAATACGAGGCCGGAACCGCCAGCTATGGCGCCTTCACCTATTCGCTGGTCGAGCAGTTGCGCGGGGCCAGGAACGCCGGCAGCACCCTGAGCTTCGAAGACCTGGTCGCCCGCGTGGGCAATACGCTGGCCGCACGCTCTCCGGGGCAGACACCCGAACTGGTGGGACCGCGCAATATACGTAACTCGGCCTGCCCATGGCTCAGGCAGGAAGGGTAAAGAACCCGCTGCGCGTGCGGCGACCCGCGTCCCCATGAACCGGCCCCGCCGTCTCACTCGCTGTCGCAATGTGCGACAGCGAGTGCTTCCTCCACCGCCGAAAAATAAGAACAAATCCTTTAAATTCAATTAGTTGAATTACACATTCAGCATTGGCACAGCCGTTGCGATGCCCAACCTCAACGTTCCATGAACAGACCAACAAGAGGCAATCGCAATGCTCGCTTCCCTGCCCATCAAGCCCGAATCCCGCGCCTTCCTGCAGCGCGCGCCGAAAATGCTGATCGGCGCCGACTGGACCTCCGCCAGCGACGGCGCCCTGATGGACCTGCGCAACCCCGCCACCGGTGAGGTGCTCTGCCAGGTCCCGGCCGGCACCGCCGCCGACGTCGACCGCGCCGTGCGCGCCGCGCGCCAGGCCTTCGATGATTCGGCCTGGAGCCGCACCCGTCCGCGCGAACGGCAGAACCTGCTGTGGAAACTCGCCGACCTGATGGAACGCGACGCCGACCTGCTGGCCGAGCTGGAATGCCTGAACAACGGCAAGAGCGCGGCCGTCGCCCGCGTGATGGATGTGCAGCTGGCGATCGACTTCCTGCGCTACATGGCCGGCTACGCCACCAAGATCGAAGGCACCACCGTCGACGTGTCCATGCCGCTGATGCCCGAAGGCGACTTCCACGGCTACATCCGCCGCGAGGCCGTCGGCGTGGTAGGCGCCATCGTCGCCTGGAACTTCCCGCTGCTGCTGGCCTGCTGGAAACTCGGCCCGGCGCTGGCCACCGGCTGCAGTGTGGTCCTGAAACCCGCTGACGAAACCCCGCTGTCCGCCCTGAAACTCGCCGAGCTGGTGCTCGAAGCCGGCTACCCGGCGGGCGTGTTCAACGTCGTCACCGGCACCGGCATCACCGCCGGCGCCGCCCTCTCCCACCACCCGCTGGTGGACAAGCTGACCTTCACCGGCTCGACCCCGGTCGGCAAGCAGATCGGCAAGGCGGCCATGGACAACATGACCCGCGTGACCCTGGAGCTGGGCGGCAAGTCGCCGACCATCGTCATGGCCGACGCCGACCTCGCCACCGCCGCCGCTGGCGCCGCCCAGGCGATCTTCTTCAACCAGGGCCAGGTCTGCTGCGCCGGCTCGCGCCTCTACGTGCAGCGCAAGCACTTCGACAACGTGGTGGCCGACATCGCCGGCATCGCCAACGGCATGAAGCTGGGCAACGGCCTGGACCCGAGCATCGACATGGGCCCGCTGATCTCCGCCAAGCAGCAGAAGCGTGTGTTCGACTACATCGAACTGGGCCGCGACAAGGGCGCCACCATCGCCTGCGGCGGCGAGCAGTTCGGCCCTGGCTACTTCGTCAAACCCACGGTGATCGTCGACGTCGACCAGAAGAACCCGCTGGTGCAGGAAGAAATCTTCGGGCCGGTGCTGGTGGCCATGCCCTTCGACGACATCGACGACGCCCTGCGCCTGGCCAACGACAGCCCCTACGGTCTGGGCGCCAGCATCTGGTCCAACGACCTGTCGGCGGTGCACCGCATGGTGCCGCGCATCAAGTCCGGCTCGGTGTGGGTCAACTGCCACAGCGCGCTGGACCCGGCGCTACCCTTCGGCGGCTACAAGATGTCGGGCCTGGGCCGTGAAATGGGCGCCGCCGCCATCGAGCATTACACCGAGCTGAAATCGGTGCTGATCCGCCTGTAAGACCCTGTCGTCTACCTCGACCGGAGATCCCTTGCTCCGGTCTCTCGCATCCCCCGGTTGCCACAGTGGCCGGGGGATTTTTTTTGGCCGCTCGTTGTGCAGCAGGACCTGCATTTAGCGACACCGCCAAAACCGCCATCCAGCGCAAAAGCCGCGTTGCAGAGCTGCCCATAGCCACCACCCAGCAATGCATCATGTCGCTTTTGGCCATGCCCGTGGCGATCCTGAACAACCAGCAGGACACCCATCTGGCATAGCTTGAGCCCCGCGTGATGCTGGTTGTCCTGCGCGTCATTCCCGAGCCCCCAATCGACCCGCCAGGAACGGGATCGCCGGCTTCGTGGAACCCGCACCCGCCCGTGCCACCGCGCCATCCATAACAATTTCAATAAAAGGCCGACAGATGAGTGCACCTAGTGCGAAAGGCGCCAATGGCGATCTGGTGCAGGGTTTCAAACCCCGCCACGTAACCATGCTTTCCATTGCGGGAATCATCGGCGCAGGGTTGTTCGTGGGCTCCGGTCACGCGATTGCCGCCGCCGGACCCGCCGCCATAGTGGCCTACGCCCTCTCCGGGCTGCTGGTGGTACTGGTGATGCGCATGCTGGGGGAAATGGCCGTGGCCAGCCCCGACACCGGTTCCTTCTCCGCTTACGCAGGCCTCGCCATCGGCCGCTGGGCCGGCTTCACCATCGGCTGGCTGTACTGGTGGTTCTGGGTACTGGTCATCCCCATCGAGGCCATCGCCGCCGGGGTGATCCTCAACACCTGGTTCCCGCAGGTCGAGACCTGGGTCTTCGCCCTGTCGATGACGCTCCTGCTGACCATCACCAACCTGTTCAGCGTCGCCAAGTACGGCGAGTTCGAATTCTGGTTCGCCATGCTCAAGGTCGCCGCCATCGTGCTGTTCATCGGCCTGGGCGCGGCAGCCCTGCTCGGCCTGCTGCCGGGCCACCCGGTGAGCGGCCTGCAGAGACTGATGGGCGAACACGGCGGCTTCGCGCCCAACGGCTGGACGGCGATCTTCAGCGCGCTGATCACCACCCTGTTCAGCTTCATCGGCACCGAGGCGGTGACCATCGCCGCCGCCGAATCCAGCGACCCCAGCCGCAACATCGCCAAGGCCACCCGCTCGGTGATCTGGCGCATCAGCGTGTTCTACCTGCTGTCGATCCTGGTGATCATCTCCGTGGTGCCCTGGGATGACCCGCGCCTCGTCGAGCTGGGCTCCTACCAGCGTGCCCTGGAGCTGATGAACATCCCCCACGCCAAGCTGATGATGGACCTGGTGGTGCTGGTCGCGGTCGCCAGCTGCCTGAACTCCTCGGTCTACATCGCCTCGCGGATGATCTACTCGCTGAGCCGCCGCAATGACGCGCCGGCCTTCATCCA harbors:
- a CDS encoding amino acid permease, which translates into the protein MSAPSAKGANGDLVQGFKPRHVTMLSIAGIIGAGLFVGSGHAIAAAGPAAIVAYALSGLLVVLVMRMLGEMAVASPDTGSFSAYAGLAIGRWAGFTIGWLYWWFWVLVIPIEAIAAGVILNTWFPQVETWVFALSMTLLLTITNLFSVAKYGEFEFWFAMLKVAAIVLFIGLGAAALLGLLPGHPVSGLQRLMGEHGGFAPNGWTAIFSALITTLFSFIGTEAVTIAAAESSDPSRNIAKATRSVIWRISVFYLLSILVIISVVPWDDPRLVELGSYQRALELMNIPHAKLMMDLVVLVAVASCLNSSVYIASRMIYSLSRRNDAPAFIQRTSAAGVPRAAVIASTLIGMGTTLLNFFAPGRLFDFLLASSGSIALIVYLAIAVSQLRMRGILRRRGQVPVFRMWLFPWLTWLVIGIISFILTVMFIMPSHRVEVGSTLALTVVIILLSQTSRRTARHGERETALGQRAPTGAGG
- a CDS encoding aldehyde dehydrogenase, whose protein sequence is MLASLPIKPESRAFLQRAPKMLIGADWTSASDGALMDLRNPATGEVLCQVPAGTAADVDRAVRAARQAFDDSAWSRTRPRERQNLLWKLADLMERDADLLAELECLNNGKSAAVARVMDVQLAIDFLRYMAGYATKIEGTTVDVSMPLMPEGDFHGYIRREAVGVVGAIVAWNFPLLLACWKLGPALATGCSVVLKPADETPLSALKLAELVLEAGYPAGVFNVVTGTGITAGAALSHHPLVDKLTFTGSTPVGKQIGKAAMDNMTRVTLELGGKSPTIVMADADLATAAAGAAQAIFFNQGQVCCAGSRLYVQRKHFDNVVADIAGIANGMKLGNGLDPSIDMGPLISAKQQKRVFDYIELGRDKGATIACGGEQFGPGYFVKPTVIVDVDQKNPLVQEEIFGPVLVAMPFDDIDDALRLANDSPYGLGASIWSNDLSAVHRMVPRIKSGSVWVNCHSALDPALPFGGYKMSGLGREMGAAAIEHYTELKSVLIRL